From Salinibacterium sp. ZJ450, one genomic window encodes:
- the der gene encoding ribosome biogenesis GTPase Der, which produces MAENDDFPEFDQHLADRLAALDESEAAQRANALRAGLADYELDDEDIDILDTATEDPDAITYLPALPVLAIVGRPNVGKSALVNRILGRREAVVEDTPGVTRDRVSYKGEWNDRRFTLVDTGGWEPDAKGINASVAAQAEIAVDLADAVLFVVDVNVGITDTDEHVVRMLRATNKPVIVAANKVDDIRQEADASVLWNLGLGEPWPVSALHGRGVADLLDHLLTVLPKVSAVAKEEVGGPRRVAILGRPNVGKSSLLNKAAGEERVVVNELAGTTRDPVDEQVEIGGKVWRFVDTAGIRRRVHLAQGADFYASLRTTTALEKAEVAVVMLDVSQPISVQDVRIIDLVLESGRALVLAFNKWDLLDDERRHLLEREIEQDLSHVSWAPRVNISARTGRHMEKLVPALEVALESWDTRIPTGKFNALLSELVAEHPHPLRGGKQPRILFGTQAASRPPTFVLFTTGFLDPGYRRFITRRLREIYGFEGTPIVVNMRVREKRKRA; this is translated from the coding sequence ATGGCAGAGAACGACGACTTCCCCGAGTTCGACCAGCACCTCGCTGATCGGCTCGCGGCCCTCGATGAGTCGGAGGCGGCGCAACGCGCCAACGCGCTGCGCGCGGGCCTTGCCGACTACGAGCTCGATGACGAAGACATCGACATCCTCGACACGGCCACCGAAGACCCGGATGCCATCACCTACCTGCCGGCCCTGCCGGTGCTGGCGATTGTCGGCCGCCCGAACGTGGGCAAGTCGGCGCTGGTCAACCGCATCCTCGGCCGCCGCGAGGCCGTGGTCGAAGACACCCCCGGTGTCACCCGCGACCGGGTGTCGTACAAGGGGGAGTGGAACGACCGTCGCTTCACCCTCGTCGACACCGGCGGCTGGGAGCCCGACGCCAAGGGCATCAACGCCTCCGTCGCCGCGCAGGCCGAGATCGCCGTCGACCTCGCCGACGCCGTGCTGTTCGTCGTTGACGTGAACGTCGGCATCACCGACACCGACGAGCACGTGGTGCGCATGCTGCGCGCCACCAACAAGCCCGTCATCGTCGCCGCCAACAAGGTCGATGATATCCGTCAAGAAGCGGATGCCTCGGTGCTCTGGAACCTCGGACTCGGCGAGCCCTGGCCGGTGTCCGCCCTGCACGGCAGGGGAGTGGCCGACCTGCTCGACCACCTGCTCACCGTGCTGCCCAAGGTGTCAGCCGTCGCCAAGGAAGAGGTGGGCGGACCCCGTCGCGTCGCCATCCTCGGACGCCCGAACGTGGGCAAGTCCAGCCTGCTGAACAAGGCCGCCGGTGAAGAGCGCGTTGTCGTCAACGAGCTCGCCGGAACCACCCGCGACCCGGTGGACGAGCAGGTGGAGATCGGCGGCAAGGTCTGGCGCTTCGTCGACACCGCCGGCATCCGTCGCCGCGTGCACCTGGCGCAGGGCGCCGACTTCTACGCGTCACTGCGCACCACCACCGCGCTGGAGAAGGCCGAAGTGGCGGTCGTCATGCTCGACGTGAGCCAGCCGATCAGCGTGCAGGACGTGCGCATCATCGACCTGGTGCTCGAGTCCGGCCGTGCCCTGGTGCTCGCCTTCAACAAGTGGGACCTGCTCGACGACGAGCGTCGCCACCTGCTCGAACGGGAGATCGAACAGGACCTCTCGCACGTGTCGTGGGCGCCGCGCGTCAACATCTCGGCACGCACCGGCCGTCACATGGAGAAGCTGGTCCCCGCCCTCGAGGTCGCGCTCGAGTCGTGGGACACCCGCATCCCCACCGGCAAGTTCAACGCGCTGCTCTCCGAGCTCGTCGCCGAGCACCCGCACCCGTTGCGCGGTGGCAAGCAGCCGCGCATCTTGTTCGGCACCCAGGCGGCATCGCGTCCGCCGACATTCGTGCTGTTCACCACCGGATTCCTCGACCCCGGCTACCGCCGGTTCATCACGCGCCGCCTGCGCGAGATCTACGGCTTCGAGGGCACCCCGATCGTCGTCAACATGCGAGTGCGGGAGAAGCGCAAGCGCGCCTAA
- a CDS encoding FAD-binding oxidoreductase, with protein sequence MMLEELRSLAEVITPGDDDWETARHSHAGPTEPDMIVRARSVSDVAAAVQHAVRSGLPIAVRGGGHSAWGSVPGGVLVDLSPLDDITITGTTAHLGGGATWGAVASALAEHDLGISAGDTASVGVGGLTLGGGIGWMVRAWGLAADQLVGVQLVTATGDILEVSARSHPELFWALRGGGGNFGIVTRFDFAAHPLPAVVFATFEVDGDPRAALRALRDLMREAPRDVTATYMDVPPIDPSAPAGVTISACVIGDDAEHARRTLAPLRTVDGMKVTDIGVRPYRDILLEAPPADPDAPMPGFIGGNTLVRELDDALIDDLAGFREAYPMSVLFLRTLGGAFSDVAQADSAFPARDAEFFVMAGVFDIPGMPGAPARDVVEQQWDAIEARGHGIYGNFSVSVEPSFAKKVYPPEIRARLAAVKRDWDPQNLFSRNHNVQPT encoded by the coding sequence ATGATGCTCGAGGAATTGCGTTCACTCGCCGAGGTCATCACCCCCGGCGATGACGACTGGGAGACCGCCCGGCACTCACACGCCGGCCCGACCGAGCCCGACATGATCGTGCGGGCGAGATCGGTGTCGGATGTCGCGGCCGCCGTCCAGCACGCCGTGCGCTCCGGGCTGCCCATCGCGGTCCGCGGCGGCGGCCACAGCGCGTGGGGGAGCGTTCCCGGCGGGGTGCTCGTCGATCTCAGCCCGCTCGATGACATCACGATCACCGGCACGACCGCGCACCTCGGTGGCGGCGCCACGTGGGGTGCCGTGGCGAGCGCCCTCGCCGAGCACGACCTCGGCATCAGCGCGGGCGACACCGCGTCGGTTGGTGTCGGCGGTCTCACCCTCGGTGGCGGCATCGGCTGGATGGTGCGAGCCTGGGGACTCGCCGCCGACCAATTGGTCGGCGTGCAGCTCGTCACCGCTACCGGCGACATCCTCGAAGTGTCGGCGCGGTCGCATCCGGAGCTGTTCTGGGCACTGCGCGGAGGCGGCGGAAACTTCGGCATCGTCACCCGGTTCGACTTCGCCGCGCATCCGCTTCCCGCGGTCGTGTTCGCGACGTTCGAAGTCGACGGCGACCCGCGCGCTGCCTTGCGCGCGCTGCGTGATCTGATGCGTGAAGCGCCGCGCGATGTCACGGCCACCTACATGGATGTGCCGCCGATCGACCCGAGCGCACCAGCGGGCGTGACGATCAGCGCGTGCGTGATCGGGGACGACGCCGAGCACGCCCGGCGAACGCTGGCTCCGCTCAGGACAGTGGACGGAATGAAGGTGACCGACATCGGAGTGCGGCCCTACCGCGACATCCTGCTCGAGGCACCGCCCGCCGACCCGGATGCCCCGATGCCAGGTTTCATCGGCGGCAACACCCTGGTGCGCGAACTGGATGATGCGCTCATCGACGATCTCGCGGGGTTCCGTGAGGCGTATCCGATGTCGGTGCTGTTCTTGCGGACGCTCGGGGGCGCCTTCAGTGACGTCGCCCAGGCGGACTCGGCGTTCCCCGCTCGCGACGCGGAGTTCTTCGTGATGGCCGGAGTGTTCGACATCCCCGGCATGCCCGGCGCTCCGGCTCGGGACGTCGTCGAGCAGCAGTGGGACGCGATTGAAGCGCGTGGGCATGGCATCTACGGCAACTTCTCGGTATCGGTCGAGCCCTCATTCGCCAAGAAGGTGTATCCGCCCGAAATTCGCGCACGACTGGCGGCAGTAAAGCGCGACTGGGACCCGCAGAACCTGTTCTCGCGCAACCACAACGTGCAGCCCACGTAA
- the mgrA gene encoding L-glyceraldehyde 3-phosphate reductase codes for MTYSAASDRYDQMEYRHTGRSGLKLPALSLGLWQNFGDDKPGEVQRAILRRAFDRGVTHFDLANNYGPPYGQAELNFGQALRTDFAPYRDELIISTKAGWDMWAGPYGQGGGSRKYVLSSLDQSLQRLNLDYVDIFYSHRFDPDTPIEETMMALDQAVRSGRALYVGISSYSAAKTREAATIARELGTPLLIHQPSYSMLNRWIEPDLLDELSTQGMGCIVFTALAQGLLTGKYLAGVPSDSRGSRPGTLKPEHLDEAILTRVRGLNEIAEARGQQLAQLALQWALRDPRVTSAVIGASSVEQLDMNLDALNGPPLSTDELAAIDRFAVDSGINLWAEQTAE; via the coding sequence ATGACCTACTCTGCGGCATCCGATCGCTACGACCAGATGGAGTACCGGCACACCGGGCGCAGCGGGCTCAAGCTGCCCGCCCTGTCGCTCGGCCTGTGGCAGAACTTCGGAGACGACAAGCCGGGCGAGGTGCAGCGTGCGATCCTGCGCCGCGCGTTCGACCGCGGAGTGACGCATTTCGACCTGGCCAATAACTACGGTCCGCCATACGGCCAGGCGGAACTCAACTTCGGTCAGGCGCTGCGCACCGACTTCGCGCCGTACCGCGACGAGCTGATCATCTCGACCAAGGCGGGCTGGGACATGTGGGCCGGGCCGTACGGACAGGGCGGCGGGTCCCGCAAGTACGTGCTGTCCAGCCTGGACCAGTCGCTGCAGCGGCTCAACCTCGACTACGTCGACATCTTCTACAGTCACCGATTCGACCCGGACACGCCGATCGAAGAGACCATGATGGCGCTCGATCAGGCGGTGCGCTCCGGTCGCGCACTGTATGTCGGGATCTCCTCGTACTCGGCGGCGAAGACCCGCGAGGCCGCCACCATCGCCCGGGAGCTCGGCACGCCGCTGCTGATCCACCAGCCGTCGTACTCCATGCTGAACCGCTGGATCGAGCCCGACCTGCTCGATGAGCTGTCGACGCAGGGCATGGGATGCATCGTCTTCACCGCGCTCGCGCAAGGGCTGTTGACCGGCAAGTACCTGGCCGGCGTGCCCTCCGACTCGCGCGGGTCGCGGCCCGGCACGCTGAAGCCGGAACACCTCGACGAGGCGATCCTGACGCGAGTGCGCGGGCTGAACGAGATCGCCGAGGCGCGCGGTCAGCAGCTCGCCCAGCTGGCGCTGCAGTGGGCGCTGCGGGATCCGCGGGTGACCTCGGCGGTGATCGGCGCATCGTCGGTGGAGCAGCTCGACATGAACCTCGACGCCCTGAACGGGCCGCCGCTGTCGACCGATGAGCTGGCGGCAATCGACCGGTTCGCGGTCGACTCGGGTATCAACCTGTGGGCGGAGCAGACCGCGGAGTAG
- a CDS encoding NUDIX hydrolase, whose amino-acid sequence MSDSTAPGPPGYPVRDSGDAWVEGPDGRRFWGRFGAAGLLAWHRELGILMQHRVQWSHFGGTWGLPGGALKDGESAIDGALREALEEAGVPSDALKLISTSVFDLGFWSYTTVVAEAVRAFEPVISDPESAELRWVPISDVDALPLHPGFERSWPALRDQLDGN is encoded by the coding sequence ATGTCTGATAGCACCGCACCAGGACCGCCCGGGTACCCGGTCCGCGACAGCGGCGATGCTTGGGTGGAAGGCCCGGACGGCCGCCGCTTCTGGGGACGCTTCGGCGCAGCCGGCCTACTGGCGTGGCACCGTGAGCTCGGCATCCTGATGCAGCACCGTGTGCAGTGGAGCCACTTCGGCGGCACCTGGGGGCTACCCGGCGGTGCGCTCAAGGACGGCGAGAGCGCCATCGACGGCGCACTGCGCGAAGCGCTCGAGGAAGCCGGAGTCCCCTCCGATGCGCTGAAACTGATCAGTACGTCGGTGTTCGATCTCGGCTTCTGGTCGTACACCACCGTCGTCGCCGAGGCCGTGCGCGCGTTTGAGCCGGTGATCAGTGACCCGGAGAGCGCGGAACTGCGCTGGGTGCCGATCTCCGACGTGGACGCCCTCCCGCTGCATCCGGGATTCGAACGTTCCTGGCCAGCCCTGCGCGATCAGCTGGACGGCAACTAG
- a CDS encoding GNAT family N-acetyltransferase, translating into MTTDVALRTVSVAEVPWDDVRAVFGTRGDPASCWCQWFKMPNAEFKTMTKDAASARLREQVTRQPAPGVIAYLGDEAVGWCAVEPRPNYSRLLRSKIVQAGSPEPMDDASVWAVTCFVVRVGFRRRGIGGALLDAVIEQARAGGARLLEGYPVDVAQRQGAPSAELYVGTVTLFQRAGFTVTARPKPDRAVMTMKL; encoded by the coding sequence ATGACAACGGATGTCGCACTCCGCACCGTCTCGGTGGCCGAAGTTCCCTGGGACGACGTGCGCGCTGTATTCGGCACCCGCGGCGACCCCGCCTCGTGCTGGTGCCAGTGGTTCAAGATGCCGAACGCGGAATTCAAAACGATGACCAAGGATGCCGCGAGCGCCAGGTTGCGCGAGCAGGTGACCCGTCAGCCGGCGCCCGGCGTGATCGCCTACCTCGGCGACGAGGCCGTCGGCTGGTGCGCGGTGGAGCCCCGTCCGAACTACAGCCGGCTGCTGCGCTCGAAAATCGTGCAGGCTGGCAGCCCGGAACCGATGGATGACGCCTCGGTCTGGGCGGTCACCTGCTTCGTGGTGCGCGTGGGGTTTCGCCGGCGGGGCATCGGCGGCGCGCTGCTTGACGCGGTGATCGAGCAGGCGCGGGCCGGCGGCGCTCGGCTGTTGGAGGGGTACCCGGTGGATGTTGCGCAACGCCAGGGTGCGCCATCCGCTGAGCTCTATGTCGGAACGGTGACCCTGTTCCAGCGTGCCGGGTTCACCGTGACGGCTCGACCAAAACCCGATCGGGCGGTGATGACCATGAAGCTCTAG
- a CDS encoding phosphotransferase — MDRPPPTVLDAFGASTSPVPFLSGHGRTWRSGALVLKPLDMSPEELEWQESVLIDLDGAADVRVAPPLRARDGRLIVDGWTAYPYLPGAPSSGLWPEIMAAGHSLHRHLQHHYRPSLLNRRDDSWARADRVAWDEDQLAESAALPHLAALLASRQPVALAAQLIHGDLTDNVLLAPNLPPAIIDFSPYWRPAAYASAVVVADAVVFRGADTALMTQTAAEEGSDFPQLLIRALIFRAVADHLLAPEKAPVWADMFAPAVQVATRLAGSA, encoded by the coding sequence GTGGATCGACCACCGCCGACCGTCCTCGACGCTTTCGGCGCGAGCACTTCGCCGGTGCCCTTCCTCAGCGGTCACGGCAGAACCTGGCGCTCCGGCGCCCTGGTTCTCAAGCCGCTCGACATGTCGCCCGAGGAACTCGAGTGGCAGGAGTCCGTGCTGATCGATCTCGACGGGGCTGCGGATGTCCGCGTCGCGCCCCCGCTCCGGGCACGCGACGGACGGCTCATCGTGGACGGATGGACCGCGTACCCATACCTGCCGGGCGCTCCCTCATCTGGACTCTGGCCAGAGATCATGGCCGCCGGTCATTCCCTGCACCGACACCTTCAGCACCACTACCGGCCGTCGCTCCTCAATCGACGTGATGACTCGTGGGCGCGGGCTGATCGCGTCGCGTGGGATGAAGACCAGCTCGCCGAGTCCGCAGCACTCCCGCATCTGGCCGCTTTGCTCGCCTCCCGCCAGCCGGTGGCGTTGGCCGCGCAGCTCATCCACGGCGATCTCACCGACAACGTGCTGCTCGCGCCGAATCTCCCACCGGCGATAATCGATTTCTCGCCGTACTGGCGGCCGGCCGCCTACGCGTCGGCCGTAGTGGTTGCCGATGCCGTGGTGTTCCGCGGCGCCGACACCGCCTTGATGACGCAGACCGCCGCCGAAGAGGGCTCGGACTTTCCGCAGCTCCTCATCCGCGCACTGATCTTCCGGGCCGTCGCCGACCACCTGCTGGCGCCGGAGAAGGCGCCCGTCTGGGCCGATATGTTCGCGCCAGCGGTACAAGTCGCGACCCGGCTAGCTGGGAGCGCGTGA
- a CDS encoding IS481 family transposase, translating into MTKNRIIVTSVVLEGRSKADVARDYGVSSRWVHTLVRRYLEGGWDAIEPRSRRPKRSPTKTKPEIEAEILRLRRELTAQGHDAGPHTIHFHLSTRFDTVPSVATIWRILDRHDLITPQPRKRPRSSYTRFQAELPNETWQSDFTHWHLADSTGVEILTFLDDHSRLALSVTANRVTTGQIVVADFRRNVEEYGPPASTLTDNGLVFTTRVRGGKNAFENDLRLLGITQKNGRPNHPQTQGKVERFQQTMKNWLAKQPPASTLTELQHHLDQFRDYYNTQRPHRSLDRKTPAQAYAALGKAGPSGTVDGHWRIREDRVDATGSITLRYNSKLHHIGIGRAHKHTRVKVLVHDRHIRVIATTTGQLLRELILDPTRDYQPQKQQNPHSGE; encoded by the coding sequence GTGACGAAAAACCGAATCATCGTGACCAGTGTCGTTCTCGAGGGCCGGTCAAAGGCCGACGTCGCCCGCGACTACGGCGTCTCCTCCCGATGGGTGCACACCCTGGTGCGGCGATACCTCGAGGGAGGCTGGGACGCCATCGAGCCACGCTCCCGCCGGCCCAAAAGGAGCCCAACCAAGACCAAGCCGGAGATCGAAGCGGAGATCCTCCGACTGCGCCGGGAGCTCACCGCGCAAGGCCATGACGCCGGCCCACACACCATCCACTTCCACCTGAGCACCCGATTCGACACCGTTCCCTCGGTCGCCACGATCTGGCGAATCCTGGACCGCCACGACCTCATCACTCCGCAACCCCGGAAGCGCCCGCGCTCCTCATACACTCGGTTCCAGGCCGAACTGCCCAATGAGACCTGGCAATCCGACTTCACCCACTGGCACCTGGCCGACTCCACCGGAGTGGAGATCCTGACCTTCCTCGACGACCACTCCCGACTCGCCCTCTCGGTCACCGCCAACCGCGTCACCACCGGCCAGATCGTGGTCGCCGACTTCCGCCGAAACGTTGAAGAATACGGGCCGCCCGCCTCCACCCTGACCGACAACGGGCTGGTGTTCACCACCCGCGTCCGCGGCGGCAAGAACGCCTTCGAGAACGACCTGCGCCTGCTCGGCATCACCCAGAAGAACGGCCGACCCAACCACCCGCAAACCCAGGGCAAGGTCGAGCGGTTCCAACAGACGATGAAGAACTGGCTCGCCAAACAGCCGCCCGCCAGCACCCTCACCGAGCTGCAACACCACCTCGACCAGTTCCGGGACTACTACAACACCCAGCGCCCGCACCGCTCACTGGACCGGAAAACACCCGCCCAGGCCTACGCCGCACTCGGCAAAGCCGGCCCCTCCGGCACCGTCGACGGGCACTGGCGGATCCGCGAAGACCGCGTAGACGCGACCGGCTCAATCACCCTGCGTTACAACTCCAAGCTGCACCACATCGGAATCGGCCGCGCCCACAAACACACCCGCGTCAAGGTCCTCGTCCACGACCGACACATCCGAGTCATCGCCACCACAACCGGACAGCTGCTCCGCGAACTGATCCTCGACCCCACCCGCGACTACCAACCCCAGAAACAACAAAACCCCCACTCCGGAGAGTGA
- a CDS encoding helix-turn-helix domain-containing protein: MDADTASNHWGLEPLLDVTELAAYLGVPVSTVYDWRTRGLGPRAYRFGKHLKFAVSDVRTWIEQQREVDPPEVAGR; the protein is encoded by the coding sequence ATGGACGCCGACACCGCATCGAACCACTGGGGGCTCGAGCCCCTGCTCGACGTGACCGAGCTGGCGGCGTATCTGGGTGTGCCGGTCTCAACGGTCTACGACTGGCGCACGCGCGGTCTCGGCCCGCGCGCCTACCGCTTCGGCAAGCATCTCAAGTTCGCCGTCTCCGATGTGCGGACATGGATCGAGCAGCAGCGCGAAGTGGATCCGCCCGAGGTAGCAGGACGGTGA
- a CDS encoding site-specific integrase codes for MSRPRLTIGTFGEINFQRTSGGKLTARARYRDWDGKTRLVQATGDTQKSAERTLKSKLADRTLFQPSSSILTPDSLFGDLVAYWLEDLDLEDRLSRTTRLLYERNMRTLVMPAFRSLTLREIGVARCDHFLKQLAKQSYNRAKQARVVLRLALGLAVRHEVLPRNPMDHVSRLHRPAHTPDALTPVEVNAIRLAIAYWEAGRSPSGPKPDGQLSAIVEVMLGTSARIGEVLAIRRRDIDITGAPPSIRLAGTIVSRRDEPTMRQDHPKTAKSRRTVAIPSFTAEAVRRRLARSEDSSPDALLFCSREGTPLSTNNVRRQLRRVMGFAGITGVTPHLFRRTVATVINELAGVDLAAELLGHTDPKITIQHYIRRNEMVSPITAELLDRVLAKEKLSEE; via the coding sequence ATGAGCCGCCCGCGCCTGACCATCGGCACGTTCGGCGAGATCAACTTCCAGCGCACGTCGGGCGGCAAGCTGACGGCACGCGCCCGCTACCGCGACTGGGACGGCAAGACCAGGCTTGTCCAGGCCACCGGCGATACGCAGAAGAGCGCGGAACGAACGCTGAAGTCGAAACTCGCGGACCGCACGCTCTTCCAGCCGTCTTCCTCGATCCTTACCCCGGACAGCCTCTTCGGGGATCTCGTCGCCTACTGGCTGGAAGACCTCGATCTGGAAGACCGTCTCTCCAGGACGACGCGGCTGCTCTACGAGCGCAACATGCGCACGCTTGTGATGCCCGCCTTCCGCAGCCTTACTTTGCGCGAGATCGGCGTCGCCCGTTGCGACCACTTCCTCAAGCAGCTCGCGAAGCAAAGCTACAACCGCGCCAAGCAGGCCCGCGTCGTGCTGCGCTTGGCGCTCGGGCTTGCAGTACGCCACGAGGTGCTGCCGCGCAACCCGATGGATCACGTGTCCCGGCTCCACCGGCCAGCGCACACACCTGATGCGCTGACCCCGGTCGAGGTCAACGCGATTCGCCTGGCCATCGCGTACTGGGAAGCGGGCCGCTCGCCGTCCGGTCCGAAGCCCGACGGGCAGCTCAGCGCGATCGTGGAGGTCATGCTCGGCACCTCCGCCCGCATCGGCGAGGTCCTGGCCATCCGACGCCGCGACATCGACATCACCGGCGCGCCGCCGTCCATCCGCCTTGCCGGAACGATCGTCAGCCGACGAGACGAACCCACCATGCGGCAGGACCACCCCAAGACGGCCAAGTCTCGGCGGACGGTGGCAATCCCTTCGTTTACAGCCGAAGCGGTGCGCCGACGTCTGGCCCGGTCGGAGGATTCATCCCCCGACGCCTTGCTGTTCTGCAGCCGCGAAGGCACCCCTCTGTCGACGAACAACGTTCGCCGCCAATTGCGGCGTGTCATGGGCTTTGCAGGCATCACCGGGGTCACCCCGCACTTGTTCCGCCGCACGGTTGCGACCGTCATCAATGAGCTGGCGGGCGTCGATCTCGCCGCCGAATTGCTCGGTCATACGGATCCGAAGATCACGATCCAGCACTACATCCGGCGGAACGAGATGGTCAGTCCCATCACCGCGGAGCTGCTCGATCGGGTTCTGGCGAAAGAAAAGTTGTCGGAAGAGTAA
- a CDS encoding DNA methyltransferase has product MEDVAKGVVPTTFWASDDDVAELELGVMSWAHAESGTSEVGLRELNAVVGRGHGFDTVKPLKLMQKIIQLWCPPTGTVVDPFAGSGTTGHAVLALNESEGADRRFILMEQGRPERGDSYARTLTAQRLAKVVSGDWSNGKGKPVEGGFEFRQLTKNIDAPALLQMEREEMVDIVVSSYFDSSRRRGPNLERVGGPENRYLVARNSEDEGFYLVWGGSENNADFDEDVYEACVAEGNNAELKPKYHVYGRYNLFSTPGVHFYQIPDRILADFGLDVRTEAYTEVER; this is encoded by the coding sequence TTGGAAGATGTAGCGAAGGGAGTGGTGCCAACAACGTTTTGGGCCTCCGATGATGATGTCGCGGAGTTGGAGCTCGGCGTCATGTCCTGGGCGCATGCGGAATCTGGTACCAGCGAAGTTGGGCTACGCGAACTGAATGCCGTAGTTGGCCGTGGACACGGATTCGATACGGTAAAGCCGCTCAAGCTCATGCAAAAGATCATCCAGCTGTGGTGTCCTCCAACTGGAACCGTCGTTGATCCTTTCGCCGGGTCCGGAACGACGGGACACGCGGTTCTCGCGCTGAACGAGTCCGAAGGCGCCGATCGTCGTTTCATCCTGATGGAGCAGGGACGACCGGAGCGCGGCGATTCGTATGCCCGAACCCTCACTGCGCAGCGTCTGGCCAAAGTAGTCAGCGGAGACTGGTCCAATGGCAAGGGAAAACCAGTCGAGGGTGGCTTCGAGTTTCGACAGCTGACGAAGAATATTGATGCGCCGGCGCTCCTTCAAATGGAGCGAGAAGAAATGGTCGACATTGTCGTGTCGTCCTACTTTGACTCATCAAGGCGTCGAGGGCCGAACTTGGAGCGTGTGGGTGGCCCGGAGAATCGCTATCTCGTCGCCAGGAACTCCGAGGACGAGGGCTTCTACCTTGTTTGGGGTGGATCAGAGAACAATGCCGACTTCGACGAAGACGTCTATGAGGCCTGCGTCGCTGAAGGGAACAACGCCGAGCTGAAGCCGAAGTACCACGTTTACGGGCGCTACAACTTGTTTTCTACGCCCGGCGTGCATTTCTATCAGATTCCAGACCGCATCCTCGCTGACTTCGGCTTAGACGTCCGGACTGAGGCCTATACCGAGGTGGAACGATGA